The following are from one region of the Sandaracinus amylolyticus genome:
- a CDS encoding Hsp70 family protein, with the protein MASHEPRYIVGIDLGTTHTVVAYGPADASSPPKIFEIDQLIAPGEIEPRPLLHSLRYHPAPGEISDDDLALPWGETPAIPGSEGRYVVGELARELGAKVPGRLVASAKSWLSHPSVDRTAPILPWGAAEDVPKVSAVVASASYLAHVKAAWDHHHPREPFDEQEVVLTIPASFDEGARALTLEAARIAGLPRVRLLEEPQAAFYDWLARRGIDAAEAAGATKLAMVVDVGGGTTDLTLIRVEIRESGPRLTRVAVGDHLMLGGDNMDLALAHDVESRIGGGKLGAGRFTQLLVQCRTAKERLLGAAPPESVRVTVLGSGSKLVGGATSAEITRTDVDARLVEGFFPLVGLDARPQKRAGAIVEFGLPYVADPAVTRHVAGFLARHEDLAREALGPEGPAVPDAVLLNGGVFRGGPLAARMIGQLESWRGAKVRVLENDDPELAVARGAVAYGLARRGVGLRIGGGSARSYFLLLPPVSEEAPRRGLCLLPRGAEEGEELTLEERTFSLKLGQPVRFLLASSTGQAAYVRPGEIVDVDDELFRDLPPLAAVLDDERTSATSSGQLRAPSIVPGGTSPPAAPREERVKLAAGLTEIGTLELSCLQLREGAEQAPSRRWKLELQLRGGSDETLAAQRITQLHPRVKEARAKIDAVYGKSEAGLEGKPQKSLRTDLEKILGPRAQWSTPLLRELWGALFAGTKRRRRSADHERVWFNLIGFCLRPGFGYPLDDWRVRQLWTVFDQGVQFAPEAQNWSEWWTLWRRVAGGLDQPMQQKVLSSIEWYLHPPTPRPRPRPAGPKALGYDDMVRLAASLERLTPTDKARIGDWLIERLAQHGENTASCWAVGRIGARVPFSGSAHHVVARTKAEEWLAQVMKLDWRKVEPAAFAAAQLARRTGDRERDLDAQLATQVATKLRAVSAPEPWVRMVSEVAELEAAEEQRIFGESLPPGLRLIS; encoded by the coding sequence GTGGCCTCGCACGAGCCTCGTTACATCGTCGGCATCGACCTCGGCACCACGCACACCGTCGTCGCGTACGGTCCCGCGGATGCCAGCTCGCCGCCGAAGATCTTCGAGATCGATCAGCTGATCGCGCCCGGAGAGATCGAGCCGCGCCCGCTGCTGCACTCGCTGCGATATCACCCCGCGCCGGGCGAGATCTCGGACGACGATCTCGCGCTGCCGTGGGGCGAGACCCCGGCGATCCCGGGCAGCGAAGGACGCTACGTGGTGGGCGAGCTCGCGCGGGAGCTCGGCGCGAAGGTGCCGGGACGTCTCGTCGCGAGCGCGAAGAGCTGGCTCTCGCATCCCAGCGTCGATCGCACCGCGCCGATCCTGCCGTGGGGCGCGGCCGAGGACGTGCCGAAGGTGAGCGCGGTCGTCGCGTCGGCGAGCTATCTCGCGCACGTGAAGGCGGCGTGGGATCACCACCACCCGCGCGAGCCGTTCGACGAGCAGGAGGTCGTGCTCACGATCCCCGCGTCGTTCGACGAGGGGGCGCGCGCGCTCACGCTCGAGGCGGCGCGGATCGCGGGCCTGCCCCGGGTGCGCCTGCTCGAGGAGCCGCAGGCCGCGTTCTACGACTGGCTCGCGCGGCGCGGCATCGACGCGGCGGAAGCGGCGGGCGCGACGAAGCTCGCGATGGTGGTCGACGTCGGCGGCGGCACCACCGATCTCACGCTGATCCGGGTCGAGATCCGCGAGAGCGGGCCTCGCCTCACCCGCGTCGCGGTGGGCGATCACCTGATGCTCGGCGGCGACAACATGGACCTCGCGCTCGCGCACGACGTCGAGTCGCGCATCGGCGGAGGCAAGCTCGGCGCGGGACGCTTCACCCAGCTGCTCGTGCAGTGCCGCACCGCGAAGGAGCGCCTGCTCGGAGCGGCGCCGCCCGAGAGCGTGCGCGTGACCGTGCTCGGCTCGGGATCGAAGCTGGTCGGCGGCGCGACGAGCGCGGAGATCACGCGCACCGACGTCGACGCGCGTTTGGTCGAGGGCTTCTTCCCGCTGGTCGGGCTCGACGCGCGACCGCAGAAGCGCGCGGGCGCGATCGTCGAGTTCGGTCTGCCCTACGTCGCCGATCCTGCGGTGACGCGGCACGTCGCGGGGTTCCTCGCGCGTCACGAAGATCTCGCGCGCGAGGCGCTCGGGCCCGAAGGCCCCGCGGTGCCGGACGCGGTGCTGCTCAACGGCGGCGTGTTCCGCGGCGGTCCGCTCGCGGCGCGCATGATCGGACAGCTCGAGTCGTGGCGCGGCGCGAAGGTGCGCGTGCTCGAGAACGACGATCCCGAGCTCGCGGTGGCGCGCGGCGCGGTCGCGTACGGGCTCGCGCGACGCGGCGTCGGGCTGCGCATCGGCGGGGGGTCGGCGCGCAGCTATTTCCTGCTGCTCCCGCCGGTGAGCGAAGAGGCGCCGCGACGCGGCCTGTGTCTGCTCCCGCGCGGCGCCGAAGAGGGCGAGGAGCTCACGCTCGAGGAGCGCACGTTCTCGCTCAAGCTCGGTCAGCCGGTGCGCTTCCTCCTCGCGTCGAGCACCGGACAAGCGGCGTACGTGCGGCCCGGCGAGATCGTCGACGTCGACGACGAGCTCTTCCGCGATCTGCCTCCGCTCGCCGCGGTGCTCGACGACGAGCGCACCAGCGCGACCTCCTCGGGCCAGCTCCGCGCGCCCTCGATCGTGCCCGGCGGGACCTCGCCGCCCGCCGCGCCCCGCGAAGAGCGCGTGAAGCTCGCGGCCGGGCTGACCGAGATCGGCACGCTCGAGCTCTCGTGCCTGCAGCTCCGAGAGGGAGCCGAGCAGGCTCCGTCGCGACGCTGGAAGCTCGAGCTGCAGCTCCGCGGGGGCAGCGACGAGACCCTCGCCGCGCAGCGCATCACCCAGCTGCACCCGCGCGTCAAGGAAGCGCGCGCGAAGATCGACGCGGTCTACGGCAAGAGCGAGGCGGGTCTCGAGGGCAAGCCGCAGAAGTCGCTGCGCACCGATCTCGAGAAGATCCTCGGGCCGCGCGCGCAGTGGAGCACGCCGCTGCTCCGAGAGCTGTGGGGCGCGCTCTTCGCGGGCACCAAGCGCCGTCGCCGCAGCGCCGATCACGAGCGCGTGTGGTTCAACCTGATCGGCTTCTGTCTGCGCCCCGGGTTCGGCTATCCGCTCGACGACTGGCGCGTTCGTCAGCTGTGGACGGTGTTCGATCAAGGCGTGCAGTTCGCGCCCGAGGCGCAGAACTGGAGCGAGTGGTGGACGCTCTGGCGGCGCGTCGCGGGCGGGCTCGATCAGCCGATGCAGCAGAAGGTGCTCTCGTCGATCGAGTGGTACCTGCATCCTCCGACGCCGCGCCCTCGCCCTCGTCCCGCGGGCCCGAAGGCGCTCGGATACGACGACATGGTGCGGCTCGCGGCGTCGCTCGAGCGCCTCACGCCGACCGACAAGGCGCGCATCGGCGACTGGCTGATCGAGCGCCTCGCCCAGCACGGCGAGAACACCGCGTCGTGTTGGGCGGTCGGTCGCATCGGCGCGCGCGTTCCGTTCTCGGGCAGCGCGCATCACGTCGTCGCGCGCACCAAGGCCGAGGAGTGGCTCGCACAGGTGATGAAGCTCGACTGGCGCAAGGTCGAGCCCGCGGCGTTCGCCGCGGCGCAGCTCGCGCGGCGCACCGGTGATCGCGAGCGCGACCTCGACGCGCAGCTCGCGACGCAGGTCGCGACGAAGCTCCGCGCGGTGAGCGCGCCCGAGCCCTGGGTGCGCATGGTGAGCGAGGTCGCGGAGCTCGAGGCGGCCGAGGAGCAGCGCATCTTCGGCGAGTCGCTGCCGCCCGGCCTTCGCCTCATCTCGTGA
- a CDS encoding LysR family transcriptional regulator gives MHEVDDAPSLDLLRCFVTLHRERHLSRAAIRLGLSQPAMSRALTRMRESFGDPLFVRTPRGMVPTARADELAPRVVAVLEAAAALVRPTELDPAQLTRTFTVATSGFVDALLLPRLTPLLLREAPGVAITTRPVADDLAESLASGRVDLMIGVGDGVPRDAHRTRLYEESWVCAVRQDHPDVGKRLTLERFVKLPHLLVAPGGNPGSHVDRALAARGLARRVVVRIHAFAPAPAIVASSDLVVTAPRRVIEPLARPFGLRLFPTPIEIPSSTIVAAWHPRAQDDPAHAWFRTALVTAVR, from the coding sequence ATGCACGAAGTGGATGACGCTCCGAGCCTCGATCTGTTGCGCTGCTTCGTCACCCTGCACCGCGAGCGGCACCTCTCGCGCGCCGCGATCCGCCTCGGCCTGAGCCAGCCCGCGATGAGCCGCGCGCTCACCCGGATGCGCGAGTCGTTCGGCGATCCGCTCTTCGTGCGCACCCCGCGCGGGATGGTCCCGACCGCGCGCGCCGACGAGCTCGCGCCGCGGGTGGTCGCGGTGCTCGAGGCCGCCGCCGCGCTGGTGCGCCCGACCGAGCTCGATCCGGCGCAGCTCACGCGCACGTTCACCGTCGCGACCTCGGGCTTCGTCGACGCGCTGCTCCTGCCTCGGCTCACCCCGCTCCTGCTGCGCGAGGCGCCGGGCGTGGCGATCACCACCCGGCCGGTCGCCGACGATCTCGCGGAGTCGCTCGCGAGCGGGCGCGTCGATCTGATGATCGGCGTCGGCGACGGCGTGCCGCGCGACGCCCATCGCACCCGGCTCTACGAGGAGAGCTGGGTCTGCGCGGTGCGGCAGGATCATCCCGACGTGGGCAAGCGCCTGACCCTCGAGCGCTTCGTGAAGCTCCCGCACCTCCTGGTCGCGCCGGGAGGGAACCCCGGCAGCCACGTCGATCGTGCGCTCGCTGCGCGCGGGCTCGCGCGGCGCGTCGTGGTGCGCATCCACGCGTTCGCGCCGGCGCCCGCGATCGTCGCCAGCTCGGACCTCGTGGTCACTGCGCCGCGCCGGGTGATCGAGCCGCTCGCCCGCCCGTTCGGGCTGCGCCTCTTCCCGACGCCGATCGAGATTCCGAGCTCGACCATCGTCGCAGCGTGGCACCCGCGGGCCCAGGACGATCCCGCCCACGCCTGGTTCCGCACCGCGCTGGTCACCGCGGTGCGGTGA
- a CDS encoding TetR/AcrR family transcriptional regulator, producing MARPRDFDVDGALDVAVRLFWERGYASTSVRQLCDAMGIQPGSFYAAFTSKEACFHRAIERYLASQGLPAAPSHDAIRGWLRAITAPSRRGKGCLLVTSAVEHPLLDPQGQELVAGRLRAMEDFFALCLRERGERAKDDAALLAAAVTSIHVMMRSGVSSARVKRVARRALEATGLLADDASDDS from the coding sequence GTGGCCAGACCGCGAGACTTCGACGTCGACGGCGCGCTCGACGTCGCCGTGCGCCTCTTCTGGGAGCGCGGCTACGCATCGACCTCGGTGCGCCAGCTCTGCGACGCGATGGGCATCCAGCCCGGCAGCTTCTACGCCGCGTTCACCAGCAAGGAAGCGTGCTTCCATCGCGCGATCGAGCGTTACCTCGCGTCGCAGGGCCTGCCCGCCGCGCCGAGCCACGACGCGATCCGCGGGTGGCTCCGCGCGATCACCGCGCCCTCGCGGCGCGGCAAGGGATGTCTGCTGGTGACGAGCGCGGTCGAGCATCCGCTGCTCGATCCGCAGGGACAGGAGCTCGTCGCGGGGCGCCTCCGCGCGATGGAGGACTTCTTCGCGCTCTGCCTGCGCGAGCGCGGCGAGCGCGCGAAGGACGACGCCGCGCTGCTCGCGGCCGCGGTGACGTCGATCCACGTGATGATGCGCAGCGGTGTCTCGAGCGCGCGGGTGAAGCGCGTCGCGCGGCGCGCGCTCGAGGCCACCGGATTGCTCGCAGACGACGCGTCCGACGATTCTTGA
- a CDS encoding alternative oxidase produces the protein MDDTLERRAEARRDEEVRTLSAPRIRHGLAARALFAVMDLVYGRAASLVKFRVLEVIARVPYQAWENVGYVAITHTYRDPDAPSRIFGAVSESRAQQDNEQWHLLLLEELCARRGARETWLLHRAIPQLLAMFYYHLSWLLYVLHPAWSYALNRDFEDHAEREYMAFVAAHPELEHEPFASRYEAEYGRYLSVADLLRQIALDEREHKLESEARIPSPRFGLEVAQR, from the coding sequence ATGGACGACACGCTCGAACGGCGCGCCGAGGCGCGCCGCGACGAAGAGGTGCGCACGCTGAGTGCCCCTCGCATCCGCCACGGCCTCGCGGCCCGCGCGCTCTTCGCGGTGATGGACCTCGTGTACGGCCGCGCCGCGAGCCTCGTGAAGTTCCGCGTGCTCGAGGTGATCGCCCGCGTGCCCTACCAGGCCTGGGAGAACGTCGGGTACGTCGCGATCACCCACACGTATCGCGACCCCGATGCGCCCTCGCGCATCTTCGGTGCGGTGAGCGAGAGCCGCGCCCAGCAGGACAACGAGCAGTGGCACCTGCTGCTGCTCGAAGAGCTCTGCGCGCGACGCGGAGCGCGCGAGACGTGGCTGCTCCACCGCGCGATCCCGCAGCTGCTCGCGATGTTCTACTACCACCTGAGCTGGCTGCTCTACGTGCTGCACCCCGCCTGGAGCTACGCGCTCAACCGCGACTTCGAGGACCACGCCGAGCGCGAGTACATGGCGTTCGTCGCCGCCCACCCCGAGCTCGAGCACGAGCCCTTCGCGTCGCGCTACGAGGCCGAGTACGGGCGCTACCTGAGCGTCGCCGACCTGCTGCGCCAGATCGCGCTCGACGAGCGCGAGCACAAGCTCGAGAGCGAGGCCCGCATCCCGTCGCCGCGCTTCGGGCTCGAGGTGGCTCAGCGATAG
- a CDS encoding hemerythrin domain-containing protein produces the protein MTTTLRALIEEEHREMDVLLARSDAGGVLDLEAFEELRARLLRHIAIEEKLILAQVRAVRGGEPIEGARRVRVEHGAIASLLVGTPDVALVDELRTLLAAHEAFEEQGLYAACEEILGPERALDIAHRARTYPVIPVAKHFDGPLVPRTAADALRGAARMKFAAGGR, from the coding sequence GTGACCACCACGCTGCGCGCGCTGATCGAGGAGGAGCACCGCGAGATGGACGTGCTGCTCGCGCGCTCCGACGCGGGCGGCGTGCTCGATCTCGAGGCGTTCGAGGAGCTCCGCGCGCGGCTGCTGCGGCACATCGCGATCGAGGAGAAGCTGATCCTCGCCCAGGTGCGCGCGGTGCGCGGCGGTGAGCCCATCGAGGGCGCGCGGCGGGTGCGGGTCGAGCACGGCGCGATCGCGTCGCTGCTCGTCGGCACGCCCGATGTCGCGCTGGTGGACGAGCTCCGCACGCTGCTCGCCGCGCACGAGGCGTTCGAGGAGCAGGGCCTCTACGCCGCGTGCGAGGAGATCCTCGGCCCGGAGCGCGCGCTCGACATCGCGCATCGCGCGCGCACCTACCCGGTGATCCCGGTCGCGAAGCACTTCGACGGGCCGCTGGTGCCGCGCACCGCGGCCGACGCGCTGCGCGGCGCGGCCCGGATGAAGTTCGCCGCGGGCGGACGATGA
- a CDS encoding ester cyclase, translated as MLTVFGATGNTGSVVVERLLAAGAKVRAVVRDRDKGAALAAKGAELVVGDVTDAALVARALEGAEGAYLIVPPDLQARDLLAKSRSIVAGYVEGLRRAKVPHAVFLSSVGAQHEAGTGPTRLSHQAEVALRAVGGTRFTFVRAPFFMENLLASAHPMRSDGVLPVLGGGESFAMPMVAAHDLGDVAADALLAPPSATEIVEVRGPRDRSFVEAAAIASEILGREVTARVVPIDAIVPALTSTGMSENVASLFRELSEGAARGLLAYEGAGRTVRGRVTLEEVLRRGLAPSDASSVVRRVFDEVVNQRRTELLPELFAADYEGPQGGRGPASFGALVDTLRGGFPDIQYVLDEVIAQGDRVAVRWSWSGTHRGTFRTFAPTGRTITHRGMSFFELRGGRITRSWTELDRQAFAEQLSA; from the coding sequence ATGCTCACTGTCTTCGGAGCCACGGGGAACACGGGATCGGTCGTCGTGGAGCGCCTGCTCGCGGCGGGCGCGAAGGTGCGCGCGGTGGTGCGCGATCGCGACAAGGGCGCGGCGCTCGCGGCGAAGGGCGCCGAGCTCGTGGTGGGCGACGTCACCGACGCGGCGCTCGTCGCGCGCGCGCTCGAGGGCGCGGAGGGCGCGTACCTGATCGTGCCGCCCGATCTGCAGGCGCGCGATCTGCTCGCGAAGAGCCGCTCGATCGTCGCGGGCTACGTCGAGGGGCTGCGGCGCGCGAAGGTGCCGCACGCGGTGTTCCTCTCGTCGGTGGGCGCGCAGCACGAGGCGGGCACCGGGCCCACGCGGCTCAGCCATCAGGCCGAGGTCGCGCTGCGCGCGGTCGGCGGGACGCGCTTCACGTTCGTGCGCGCGCCGTTCTTCATGGAGAACCTGCTCGCGAGCGCCCATCCGATGCGCAGCGACGGAGTGCTGCCGGTGCTCGGCGGCGGCGAGAGCTTCGCGATGCCGATGGTCGCGGCGCACGATCTCGGCGACGTCGCGGCGGACGCGCTGCTCGCGCCCCCGAGCGCGACCGAGATCGTCGAGGTGCGCGGTCCGCGGGATCGCAGCTTCGTCGAGGCCGCGGCGATCGCGTCGGAGATCCTGGGTCGCGAGGTGACGGCGCGGGTGGTGCCGATCGACGCGATCGTGCCCGCGCTGACGAGCACCGGGATGTCGGAGAACGTCGCGTCGCTGTTCCGCGAGCTGAGCGAAGGCGCCGCGCGCGGGCTGCTCGCCTACGAGGGCGCGGGGCGCACGGTGCGCGGGCGCGTGACGCTCGAAGAGGTGCTGCGCCGTGGACTCGCGCCGAGCGATGCGAGCAGCGTGGTGCGGCGGGTGTTCGACGAGGTCGTGAACCAGCGGCGCACCGAGCTGCTCCCCGAGCTCTTCGCCGCCGACTACGAGGGCCCGCAGGGCGGGCGCGGGCCGGCGTCGTTCGGCGCGCTGGTGGACACGCTGCGCGGCGGGTTCCCCGACATCCAGTACGTGCTCGACGAGGTGATCGCGCAGGGCGATCGCGTCGCGGTGCGGTGGTCGTGGTCGGGCACCCACCGCGGGACGTTCCGCACGTTCGCGCCGACCGGACGAACGATCACGCACCGCGGGATGAGCTTCTTCGAGCTGCGCGGCGGGCGCATCACGCGCTCGTGGACCGAGCTCGATCGTCAGGCGTTCGCCGAGCAGCTGAGCGCGTGA
- a CDS encoding DUF1304 domain-containing protein, protein MLSLAATLLVALLHVGFMALETFLWTTPRVRKMFAQTAEQAETTRVLAGNQGVYNGALGAALAWAALTGQTAAASVLLLFVIVVGVYGAATAKRSILFIQALPAAVALALTQLGL, encoded by the coding sequence ATGCTCTCGCTCGCCGCCACGCTCTTGGTCGCGCTGCTGCACGTCGGCTTCATGGCCCTCGAGACGTTCCTCTGGACCACACCGCGGGTGCGCAAGATGTTCGCGCAGACGGCCGAGCAGGCCGAGACGACGCGCGTGCTCGCGGGCAACCAGGGTGTCTACAACGGCGCGCTCGGCGCCGCGCTCGCGTGGGCTGCGCTCACCGGGCAGACCGCGGCCGCGTCGGTGCTGCTGCTCTTCGTGATCGTCGTCGGCGTGTACGGCGCGGCGACCGCGAAGCGCAGCATCCTGTTCATCCAGGCGCTGCCCGCCGCGGTCGCCCTCGCGCTGACCCAGCTCGGTCTGTGA
- a CDS encoding DUF542 domain-containing protein produces the protein MSIDVSQPVADLVTAHPELAAVLQRHRIDFCCRGTRPLRDWCADRGLDTTSVARELEAAIASRVPSDDDPRALSTPALAQHIVARHHGYLREALPFLVPLAAKVARVHGDRDLRLVELRTIVEELDASLRPHLEREELDLFAPIARGERVPQRELDAMREEHLGVGALLERMREAARDYVVPEGACRSWTTLLRELETLERDVLVHVHLENHVLAPRLEREAS, from the coding sequence ATGAGCATCGACGTCTCCCAGCCCGTGGCCGATCTCGTGACCGCGCACCCCGAGCTCGCGGCGGTGCTCCAGCGCCACCGCATCGACTTCTGCTGCCGCGGCACCCGTCCGCTGCGCGACTGGTGCGCCGATCGCGGGCTCGACACGACCTCGGTCGCGCGCGAGCTCGAGGCGGCGATCGCGTCGCGCGTCCCGAGCGACGACGATCCGCGCGCGCTCTCGACCCCGGCGCTCGCCCAGCACATCGTCGCGCGCCATCACGGGTACCTGCGCGAGGCGCTGCCCTTCCTCGTGCCGCTCGCCGCGAAGGTCGCGCGGGTCCACGGCGATCGTGATCTCCGCCTCGTCGAGCTGCGCACGATCGTCGAAGAGCTCGACGCGTCGCTGCGCCCTCACCTCGAGCGCGAGGAGCTCGATCTCTTCGCGCCGATTGCGCGCGGCGAGCGCGTCCCCCAGCGCGAGCTGGACGCGATGCGCGAGGAGCACCTCGGCGTGGGCGCGCTGCTCGAGCGCATGCGCGAAGCGGCCCGCGACTACGTCGTGCCCGAGGGCGCGTGCCGCAGCTGGACCACGCTGCTCCGCGAGCTCGAGACGCTCGAGCGCGACGTGCTGGTGCACGTCCACCTCGAGAACCACGTGCTCGCGCCGCGGCTCGAGAGAGAGGCGTCGTGA
- a CDS encoding fibrinogen-like YCDxxxxGGGW domain-containing protein: MARRVVAWALLLLLSACTDDPAMLIVVVESDLAIPEPLADVRAVVNGEGEHTFSLAAPDPNERVSIPFSFVVAPRDGDASRQVHLVLEGRREDGTVIVTREVQTSFVPRTSKLLRVVLSASCVDIECTAGLTCIAGGCDSRDVDPMSLPDVEPGTELVDAGAIDGGAIDGGAVDGGAIDGGAIDSGTIDSGVIDGGGTLPACSALPAGSASGVYTIDPDGAGPIAPFDVYCETSEDDGGWTLLAKVTPDGVLGFGAAAWTSPEPMPLGTNDLAYADALSRAYWHVPVTTLRIALADTNGARQWAITELDGTGAAPLRDIVTAGTATFRTSASALRTMLQVSVNVPTACESGVNASLGTFQVRLGVVAGRTSACDQLHGWFGIGATTAAGCETSTSSIASGSARLCGAPGQRGETPRVGIVMGR; this comes from the coding sequence ATGGCTCGTCGTGTCGTGGCCTGGGCCCTCCTCCTCCTCCTCTCGGCGTGCACCGACGATCCAGCGATGTTGATCGTGGTCGTCGAGAGCGACCTCGCGATCCCCGAGCCGCTCGCCGACGTGCGCGCGGTCGTGAACGGCGAGGGCGAGCACACGTTCTCGCTCGCCGCGCCCGACCCCAACGAGCGTGTGAGCATTCCGTTCTCGTTCGTCGTGGCGCCGCGCGACGGAGACGCGTCGCGCCAGGTGCACCTCGTGCTCGAGGGCCGGCGCGAGGACGGTACGGTGATCGTCACGCGCGAGGTGCAGACCTCGTTCGTGCCCCGGACCTCGAAGCTGCTGCGCGTCGTGCTCTCCGCGAGCTGCGTGGACATCGAGTGCACCGCGGGGCTCACCTGCATCGCGGGTGGCTGCGACTCGCGCGACGTGGACCCGATGAGCCTGCCCGACGTCGAGCCGGGCACCGAGCTGGTCGACGCGGGCGCGATCGACGGCGGCGCGATCGACGGCGGCGCGGTCGACGGCGGCGCGATCGACGGCGGCGCGATCGACTCCGGCACCATCGACTCGGGCGTGATCGACGGCGGGGGCACGCTGCCCGCGTGCTCCGCGCTCCCCGCGGGCAGCGCGAGCGGCGTCTACACGATCGACCCCGATGGCGCCGGACCGATCGCGCCCTTCGACGTCTACTGCGAGACGAGCGAGGACGACGGAGGCTGGACCCTGCTCGCGAAGGTCACGCCCGATGGCGTGCTGGGCTTCGGCGCGGCCGCGTGGACGAGCCCCGAGCCGATGCCGCTCGGCACGAACGACCTGGCCTACGCCGACGCGCTCTCTCGCGCGTACTGGCACGTGCCGGTCACCACGTTGCGCATCGCGCTCGCGGACACCAACGGCGCGAGGCAGTGGGCGATCACCGAGCTCGACGGCACCGGCGCCGCGCCGCTGCGCGACATCGTCACCGCGGGCACCGCGACGTTCCGCACCTCGGCGTCCGCGCTGCGCACGATGCTGCAGGTCTCGGTCAACGTGCCGACCGCCTGCGAGAGCGGCGTGAACGCGAGCCTCGGCACGTTCCAGGTGCGCCTCGGCGTCGTCGCGGGGCGGACCTCGGCGTGCGATCAGCTCCACGGGTGGTTCGGCATCGGCGCGACCACCGCGGCCGGATGCGAGACCTCGACGTCCTCGATCGCCTCCGGCAGCGCGCGGCTCTGCGGCGCGCCCGGGCAGCGCGGCGAGACCCCGCGCGTCGGCATCGTGATGGGCCGCTGA